From Verrucomicrobia bacterium S94, the proteins below share one genomic window:
- a CDS encoding sigma-70 family RNA polymerase sigma factor yields the protein MFSRRDRPVAAEDQYQTRATLIQRVQNQQDEQSWEEFVRVYRRYIYAIIRSMNISEHDTEDILQQVLINLWNSLPKMEYEKINRFRSWLSTVTKNCVTDFIRKRTREANRLEKASKDDTLTYLKAIRLPEINDIAEREWEIHLTNMALENIEPLFSGKAVDAFRLTLKGKSVEEIACELGLKENSVYRLKNRVKERLIQEIRHLRNELE from the coding sequence ATTTTCAGCAGGAGAGACAGACCCGTGGCGGCCGAAGATCAGTATCAAACCCGAGCAACCCTTATTCAGCGCGTTCAGAACCAGCAGGACGAACAGTCCTGGGAAGAGTTTGTACGCGTATATCGTCGTTATATTTATGCCATCATCCGGAGCATGAATATTTCCGAGCACGATACCGAGGATATCCTGCAGCAGGTGCTGATTAATCTATGGAACAGTCTGCCCAAAATGGAATACGAAAAAATCAACCGTTTCCGCAGCTGGCTCAGTACGGTAACCAAAAACTGTGTTACGGATTTCATTCGCAAACGCACCCGCGAAGCCAACCGCCTGGAGAAAGCCAGCAAAGACGACACACTCACCTATCTCAAAGCCATCCGCCTTCCGGAAATCAATGATATTGCGGAACGGGAGTGGGAAATCCATCTCACCAATATGGCACTGGAAAACATTGAACCGCTTTTTTCCGGTAAGGCCGTCGATGCATTCCGCCTCACCCTGAAGGGCAAAAGCGTTGAAGAGATCGCCTGCGAACTGGGCCTGAAAGAGAACTCGGTTTACCGTCTGAAAAACCGCGTGAAAGAACGTCTGATTCAGGAAATCCGGCACCTTCGCAACGAGCTTGAATAG